A genomic stretch from Asterias rubens chromosome 7, eAstRub1.3, whole genome shotgun sequence includes:
- the LOC117292301 gene encoding nucleolar protein 11-like isoform X2, which yields MTLSADKSSSVQDEVEQLIEDILNISKVKTITKFNQLCETLLDKTCKSTTLTLSWRTTSAGVILNNVVDRHSDKKPFWPKKSLLNLIRDCNIAASSCTPLILLAIELKDLEVVDCCINHMQDIPDSILTKSLQFYIRYFQSEGDRGQQTGDDEPATAAPQFSIMCYCPQYVNKVLSCPFNDTFILDYLKQFSFDEALVLLQYLFCLVKGSSSQQNDSTPTLNAVADWTSALLDAHFMQFLLSYEARKLLFELADAVKYQEMFYNELEAVQAILESFKTSASVPVKQTSGSYSIEVLIM from the exons gTCAAGACGATAACAAAGTTCAATCAACTTTGCGAGACATTACTAGATAAAACGTGCAAGTCAACAACACTGACTTTATCATGGAGAACAACATCAGCTGGCGTCATATTGAACAACGTCGTAGACAGACACTCCGATAAGAAACCCTTCTGGCCCAAGAAGTCTCTACTGAACCTCATTCGAGATTGTAACATAGCAGCAAG ttcttGCACGCCATTGATACTGTTGGCCATAGAGTTGAAGGATCTTGAAGTGGTAGATTGCTGCATAAATCACATGCAAGACATCCCAGACTCTATCTTGACCAAGTCACTACAATTCTACATCAG GTATTTTCAGTCTGAAGGcgatagagggcagcaaacAGGAGATGATGAACCAGCAACTGCCGCTCCTCAATTTTCTATCATGTGTTACTGTCCACAATATGT AAACAAGGTCTTAAGTTGTCCATTCAACGACACATTCATTCTCGATTACTTGAAACAGTTCAGCTTTGATGAAGCTTTG GTGTTACTTCAGTATCTGTTCTGTCTAGTAAAGGGTTCATCTAGTCAACAGAACGACTCTACACCAACATTAAATGCT GTTGCTGATTGGACGAGTGCTTTGTTAGACGCTCATTTCATGCAATTTCTCTTATCTTATGAAGCGAGGAAGTTGTTATTTGAGCTGGCAGATGCTGTCAAGTATCAA GAGATGTTCTACAATGAATTGGAAGCTGTTCAGGCTATTCTGGAAAGTTTCAAAACATCAGCGTCTGTTCCCGTCAAGCAAACCAGCGGCAGCTACAGCATTGAAGTCTTGATCATGTAG